Proteins encoded in a region of the Anopheles ziemanni chromosome 2, idAnoZiCoDA_A2_x.2, whole genome shotgun sequence genome:
- the LOC131282050 gene encoding trichohyalin isoform X3 has translation MSREVYSTGQTLPSTGNRSPGRPSRRLTELPTVDKSPSRDYGTRGSPLAMGSPYYRDMDEPISPAGGHHRSRSATRAPTHSLEYPRTRYQSLDRGLVDPHDREFIPIREPRDRSRDRSLERGLYLEEELYGRPPRQATRDLLTDFPSHAVAMPERGYLGDLQVQNGELQRELGNLKKELELTNQKLGSSMHSIKTFWSPELKKERALRKEESAKYSLINDQLKLLNSENQKQAMLVRQLEEELRLRMRAPNIEMQQQMEALYAENEHLQREISILRDTIKELELRIETQKQTLQARDESIKKLLEMLQSKGMGKEEERQMFQQMQALAQKQLDDFRLEITRRDQEIMAMAAKMKTLEEQHQDYQRHIAVLKESLCAKEEHYNMLQSDVEELRNRLEEKNRMIEKKTQGTMHTVQEKNRLHTELAELKEHMDIKDRKINVLQRKIDNLEDLLKEKDNQVDMARARLSAMQAHHCSSEGALTSLEEAIGDKEKQMQQLRDQRDRAEAEKKEERELHERELAEFKMKLHSLDSEVEKLTTRLHRALAEKDRLEAKLESSQSELGKSKAELDKAATDVGRSGADWEHAKQRISRLELENERLRNELERSQTTFGRSTLTTSQELDRAQERADKTTNELRRTQAELRVTQTDAERSRAEAAALQEKLEKSQGEVYRLKAKLENAQGEQESLKQEMERGQAGIQRIVSERDKAYGELEKIREELERTQATLGKSQLTQEKLQNSLDKAQNEIDHLQEKLDKSAGETRRLQLEKEKINYEFENIQSQLDKSLGQSSRIQKEKEAAQMDLDRYRDKADKLQNSMERDDAITEIDILKEKLDKALYASQKVIDEKETSTKEFEKMLEKYDRAQNEIYRLQSRVDTAEADRNRLEVEAERSALAASKAREDLRKLQEETTRLQEACDRAAMQLGRSKELEDKAKEDVDMIRERLDKCQTDLRRAQSERENQQTEIERLTYELDRSHNLYTKQTASLDSAQEEVARYGLEIEKMRERYEKTAAELRRLQENESFSREARRMKDENERLREKYDKVIVELENFRGKSQYEQETFDKMKEKFDARENDCQTMELKLHETSLQLDLARAEVTKLIANQEKQRADAERAHIEYEKIRDKHEKLIKEVERLRQNPQSAISPGALAAASTLSMTDKNELERLRERLEKALQSRDATEMEAGRLAKELEKAQLHLTKQQEVYEATRIEFERMSAELTRVLERLEKSEAEKETLRQSTKIYEKHHQQHASNHHVEQSLMKLEADNKQLMAERDQLVMQLEKSQDMLMSFQQELNAAELELQRQCEENRRLKNSPQQPNAVQGSAQQSQATAQELQNYKKEVTKLKQMLQETGARGDNELEQWRKVVEQEKNRADQAEKAAIELQKRMQVMEQQLKQQLLQMTNMQKQMQQQSTQQQQQQQQQQQSPANKKELEKLQEDLKTAVTQRDQFQNQLELLVQELEKSQTEAQESTKKAQQHQQQLGQLQQQIQQLQQQLQQATQAANQKVAQNAGVSEAERKQLEAQMKQIEDATRLLESERKTFEDQRKVIENKRKELEDKEKNLIEFDKQLKKRKEQMDQLEKSLQKAGGTAAAAGELNKQLTETQQMLDKASKELGEAREEAKRSAAETERLLQLVQMTQEEQNQKEKTIMDLQQALKNAQAKLKTAQAQPQDAGPAGFLKSFF, from the exons ATGTCTCGCGAAGTCTACAGCACAGGTCAAACACTACCAAGCACTGGCAATAGAAGCCCCGGTCGACCATCGAGACGCTTAACTGAACTGCCGACCGTTGACAAGTCGCCTTCACGAGACTACGGAACCCGAGGAAGTCCTTTAG CCATGGGGAGTCCATACTATCGGGACATGGACGAGCCCATAAGCCCTGCTGGCGGCCACCACCGCAGCAGGAGCGCCACCCGAGCTCCGACTCACTCCTTGGAGTATCCTC GAACTCGCTACCAGTCGCTGGACAGAGGCCTAGTTGATCCGCACGATCGTGAGTTCATCCCCATCCGGGAGCCTCGTGATCGATCCCGGGATCGGTCCTTGGAACGAGGTCTCTATCTCGAGGAAGAGCTGTACGGTCGACCGCCTAGGCAAG CAACTCGTGATTTGTTAACAGACTTTCCATCTCACGCTGTAGCCATGCCCGAGCGAGGCTACTTGGGCGATTTGCAGGTGCAGAATGGCGAGCTGCAGCGAGAACTGGGTAATCTAAAGAAGGAACTCGAGCTGACCAATCAAAAGCTAGGCAGCTCCATGCACAGTATCAAGACGTTCTGGTCTCCCGAGCTCAAAAAAGAGCGGGCACTCCGTAAGGAGGAAAGCGCCAAGTACAGCCTGATCAACGACCAACTGAAGTTGCTGAACAGTGAAAACCAG AAACAAGCGATGCTGGTCCGCCAACTCGAAGAAGAACTGCGGTTGCGGATGCGAGCGCCGAACATCGAAATGCAGCAACAGATGGAGGCCCTGTATGCAGAAAATGAGCATCTTCAAAGGGAGATCTCGATACTGCGGGACACCATTAAG GAACTGGAACTTCGGATAGAAACCCAGAAGCAAACACTACAAGCTCGCGACGAAAGCATAAAAAAGTTGCTAGAAATGCTACAAAGCAAAGGAATGG GCAAAGAGGAGGAGAGACAGATGTTCCAACAGATGCAAGCCTTGGCCCAGAAACAG CTTGATGATTTCCGTTTGGAAATTACCCGCCGTGACCAGGAGATTATGGCCATGGCAGCAAAGATGAAAACCCTCGAGGAACAACATCAG GATTATCAACGGCATATTGCCGTTCTTAAAGAGTCACTTTGCGCCAAAGAAGAACACTACAATATGTTGCAGTCGGAT GTGGAAGAACTACGGAACAGATTGGAGGAAAAGAATAGAATGATTGAAAAGAAGACCCAAGGCACCATGCACACTGTCCAGGAAAAGAACCGTCTTCACACGGAGCTGGCTGAGCTGAAGGAGCATATGGACATTAAAGacagaaaaataaacgttCTGCAAAGGAAG ATCGACAATCTGGAGGATCTCCTGAAGGAAAAGGACAACCAAGTTGACATGGCACGGGCGCGGCTTAGCGCTATGCAAGCCCACCATTGCAGTTCTGAGGGTGCCCTGACAAGCCTGGAAGAAGCGATTGGCGATAAGGAGAAACAGATGCAGCAACTGCGTGACCAACGCGACCGAGCAGAAGCGGAGAAGAAGGAAGAGCGAGAGTTGCACGAGCGGGAGCTGGCCGAATTCAAAATGAAGCTGCACTCACTAGATAGCGAAGTGGAGAAACTTACTACCCGCCTACATCGCGCGCTGGCAGAGAAGGACCGCTTGGAAGCTAAGCTGGAAAGCTCCCAGAGTGAGCTTGGCAAATCGAAGGCGGAACTGGATAAGGCTGCAACCGATGTTGGCCGCAGCGGTGCCGACTGGGAGCATGCGAAACAGCGAATATCTAGACTGGAGTTGGAAAACGAGAGACTTCGTAACGAGCTGGAGCGATCACAG ACAACATTTGGTAGATCAACACTCACCACGTCCCAGGAACTAGATCGTGCTCAGGAACGGGCGGATAAAACTACCAACGAACTACGGCGTACACAGGCGGAGCTTCGAGTTACGCAA ACCGACGCCGAACGATCAAGAGCGGAGGCGGCCGCGTTGCAAGAGAAATTAGAGAAGAGCCAAGGCGAAGTCTATAGGCTCAAGGCTAAGCTTGAAAACGCACAAGGGGAACAGGAAAGCTTGAAACAGGAAATGGAAAGAGGCCAGGCTGGCATACAACGAATTGTTAGTGAAAGAGATAAG GCTTATGGCGAACTGGAGAAGATACGTGAGGAGCTCGAGCGGACCCAGGCAACCCTCGGCAAATCTCAGCTGACGCAAGAAAAGTTACAGAACTCACTAGACAAGGCACAAAATGAAATTGATCATCTCCAGGAGAAGCTGGACAAGAGTGCCGGCGAAACGCGTCGG CTACAACTGGAGAAAGAAAAGATCAACTACGAGTTTGAAAACATTCAGTCGCAACTTGACAAATCCTTGGGTCAGTCCTCACGCATCCAGAAGGAGAAGGAAGCAGCCCAAATGGATCTCGATCGCTACCGTGATAAGGCGGACAAACTGCAAAACTCT ATGGAGCGGGACGATGCGATCACCGAGATTGACATACTGAAGGAAAAGCTGGACAAGGCGCTGTACGCGAGCCAGAAGGTGATCGATGAAAAGGAGACGTCCACAAAGGAATTCGAGAAGATGCTCGAGAAGTACGATCGGGCTCAGAATGAAATATACCGGCTACAGTCCCGTGTCGACACGGCCGAAGCAGACCGGAACCGGCTGGAGGTGGAAGCCGAAAGGTCCGCCCTAGCCGCCTCAAAGGCTCGCGAGGATTTGCGAAAGCTGCAGGAGGAAACGACGCGCCTCCAGGAAGCGTGCGATCGCGCCGCCATGCAGCTCGGACGCTCCAAGGAGCTGGAGGATAAGGCGAAGGAGGACGTTGACATGATCCGCGAGCGGTTAGACAAGTGCCAAACCGATCTGCGACGGGCACAGTCGGAGCGAGAAAACCAGCAGACCGAAATCGAGCGCCTCACCTACGAATTGGACCGCTCACACAACCTCTACACCAAACAAACGGCCTCGCTCGACTCGGCCCAAGAGGAGGTGGCGCGCTACGGTCTCGAGATCGAAAAAATGCGAGAGCGGTACGAAAAAACGGCCGCCGAGTTGCGGCGGCTGCAGGAGAATGAGTCGTTCTCACGTGAGGCGCGGCGCATGAAAGACGAAAACGAGCGACTTCGCGAAAAGTACGACAAAGTGATCGTGGAGCTCGAGAACTTCCGTGGCAAGTCGCAGTATGAGCAGGAAACGTTCGACAAGATGAAGGAGAAGTTTGATGCCCGCGAAAACGATTGTCAGACGATGGAGCTGAAGCTCCACGAGACGAGTCTGCAGCTTGATTTGGCCCGAGCCGAAGTGACCAAGCTGATCGCCAACCAGGAGAAGCAACGGGCGGATGCCGAACGGGCACACATCGAGTACGAGAAGATCCGCGACAAGCACGAGAAGCTCATCAAGGAGGTGGAGCGATTGCGCCAGAACCCGCAATCGGCGATCAGCCCGGGTGCACTGGCCGCCGCCAGCACCTTGAGCATGACGGACAAGAACGAGCTCGAACGACTTCGCGAGCGTCTCGAGAAGGCCTTGCAGAGCCGCGATGCCACCGAAATGGAGGCCGGTCGTCTAGCCAAGGAACTAGAAAAGGCACAGCTGCACCTTACCAAACAACAGGAGGTGTACGAGGCAACGCGCATCGAGTTTGAGCGCATGTCCGCCGAGCTAACGCGAGTGCTGGAGCGGCTGGAAAAATCCGAGGCCGAGAAGGAAACGCTGCGCCAGTCGACCAAAATCTACGAAaaacaccaccagcagcacgcTAGCAATCACCACGTCGAGCAGAGCTTAATGAAGCTGGAGGCCGACAACAAACAGCTGATGGCCGAGCGCGACCAGCTCGTTATGCAGCTCGAGAAGAGTCAGGACATGCTGATGAGTTTCCAGCAGGAACTGAACGCCGCCGAGCTAGAGTTGCAGCGACAATGCGAAGAGAACCGGCGCCTCAAGAACTCTCCACAGCAGCCGAATGCCGTGCAAGGATCGGCCCAGCAATCGCAGGCCACAGCTCAGGAGCTACAGAACTACAAGAAGGAGGTGACAAAACTGAAACAGATGCTCCAAGAAACTGGCGCTCGTGGGGATAACGAGCTCGAACAGTGGAGAAAAGTGGTGGAGCAGGAGAAAAATCGCGCAGACCAAGCTGAAAAGGCGGCCATTGAGCTTCAGAAGCGAATGCAG GTGATGGAACAACAACTAAAACAACAGCTTCTACAAATGACCAATATGCAGAAACAAATGCAACAACAAtcaacacaacaacagcaacaacaacaacagcagcagcaatctcCTGCGAACAAAAAGGAGTTGGAAAAACTCCAGGAAGATCTAAAAACGGCAGTAACACAGCGTGACCAATTCCAGAATCAGCTTGAGTTGTTGGTACAAGAACTCGAAAAGAGCCAG ACCGAAGCTCAAGAATCTACCAAGAAAGctcaacagcaccagcagcaattgggccagctgcagcagcaaatTCAGCAATTGCAGCAACAATTACAGCAAGCCACCCAGGCTGCCAACCAGAAGGTGGCTCAGAATGCCGGTGTCAGCGAAGCTGAGCGTAAGCAACTCGAAgcgcaaatgaaacaaatcgaaGATGCGACCCGTCTGCTggagagcgaaagaaaaacattcgaGGATCAGCGCAAGGTGATCGAGAACAAGCGCAAAGAGCTGGAGGACAAGGAGAAAAATCTTATCGAGTTCGATAAGCAGCTCAAGAAACGCAAGGAGCAAATGGACCAACTAGAAAAATCACTGCAAAAG GCTGGaggaactgctgctgctgcaggagAATTGAACAAACAGTTAACAGAAACACAACAGATGCTTGACAA AGCATCCAAGGAACTGGGCGAGGCCCGTGAAGAAGCCAAgcgttctgcagcggaaaccgAACGACTGCTGCAGTTGGTACAAATGACGCAGGAGGAGCAGAAccaaaaggagaaaacaatCATGGATTTGCAGCA AGCCTTAAAAAATGCTcaagcaaaactaaaaacagCACAAGCACAGCCACAGGATGCGGGACCTGCTGGGTTCCTGAAGAGCTTCTTCTAA
- the LOC131282050 gene encoding trichohyalin isoform X2: MSREVYSTGQTLPSTGNRSPGRPSRRLTELPTVDKSPSRDYGTRGSPLAMGSPYYRDMDEPISPAGGHHRSRSATRAPTHSLEYPRTRYQSLDRGLVDPHDREFIPIREPRDRSRDRSLERGLYLEEELYGRPPRQATRDLLTDFPSHAVAMPERGYLGDLQVQNGELQRELGNLKKELELTNQKLGSSMHSIKTFWSPELKKERALRKEESAKYSLINDQLKLLNSENQKQAMLVRQLEEELRLRMRAPNIEMQQQMEALYAENEHLQREISILRDTIKELELRIETQKQTLQARDESIKKLLEMLQSKGMGKEEERQMFQQMQALAQKQLDDFRLEITRRDQEIMAMAAKMKTLEEQHQDYQRHIAVLKESLCAKEEHYNMLQSDVEELRNRLEEKNRMIEKKTQGTMHTVQEKNRLHTELAELKEHMDIKDRKINVLQRKIDNLEDLLKEKDNQVDMARARLSAMQAHHCSSEGALTSLEEAIGDKEKQMQQLRDQRDRAEAEKKEERELHERELAEFKMKLHSLDSEVEKLTTRLHRALAEKDRLEAKLESSQSELGKSKAELDKAATDVGRSGADWEHAKQRISRLELENERLRNELERSQTTFGRSTLTTSQELDRAQERADKTTNELRRTQAELRVTQTDAERSRAEAAALQEKLEKSQGEVYRLKAKLENAQGEQESLKQEMERGQAGIQRIVSERDKAYGELEKIREELERTQATLGKSQLTQEKLQNSLDKAQNEIDHLQEKLDKSAGETRRLQLEKEKINYEFENIQSQLDKSLGQSSRIQKEKEAAQMDLDRYRDKADKLQNSVARLQKERDVLCDELEKLKEKSESVQSAALKYQRERDAIQTELEVVKERWEKAHQIHQKLQMERDDAITEIDILKEKLDKALYASQKVIDEKETSTKEFEKMLEKYDRAQNEIYRLQSRVDTAEADRNRLEVEAERSALAASKAREDLRKLQEETTRLQEACDRAAMQLGRSKELEDKAKEDVDMIRERLDKCQTDLRRAQSERENQQTEIERLTYELDRSHNLYTKQTASLDSAQEEVARYGLEIEKMRERYEKTAAELRRLQENESFSREARRMKDENERLREKYDKVIVELENFRGKSQYEQETFDKMKEKFDARENDCQTMELKLHETSLQLDLARAEVTKLIANQEKQRADAERAHIEYEKIRDKHEKLIKEVERLRQNPQSAISPGALAAASTLSMTDKNELERLRERLEKALQSRDATEMEAGRLAKELEKAQLHLTKQQEVYEATRIEFERMSAELTRVLERLEKSEAEKETLRQSTKIYEKHHQQHASNHHVEQSLMKLEADNKQLMAERDQLVMQLEKSQDMLMSFQQELNAAELELQRQCEENRRLKNSPQQPNAVQGSAQQSQATAQELQNYKKEVTKLKQMLQETGARGDNELEQWRKVVEQEKNRADQAEKAAIELQKRMQVMEQQLKQQLLQMTNMQKQMQQQSTQQQQQQQQQQQSPANKKELEKLQEDLKTAVTQRDQFQNQLELLVQELEKSQTEAQESTKKAQQHQQQLGQLQQQIQQLQQQLQQATQAANQKVAQNAGVSEAERKQLEAQMKQIEDATRLLESERKTFEDQRKVIENKRKELEDKEKNLIEFDKQLKKRKEQMDQLEKSLQKAGGTAAAAGELNKQLTETQQMLDKASKELGEAREEAKRSAAETERLLQLVQMTQEEQNQKEKTIMDLQQALKNAQAKLKTAQAQPQDAGPAGFLKSFF, translated from the exons ATGTCTCGCGAAGTCTACAGCACAGGTCAAACACTACCAAGCACTGGCAATAGAAGCCCCGGTCGACCATCGAGACGCTTAACTGAACTGCCGACCGTTGACAAGTCGCCTTCACGAGACTACGGAACCCGAGGAAGTCCTTTAG CCATGGGGAGTCCATACTATCGGGACATGGACGAGCCCATAAGCCCTGCTGGCGGCCACCACCGCAGCAGGAGCGCCACCCGAGCTCCGACTCACTCCTTGGAGTATCCTC GAACTCGCTACCAGTCGCTGGACAGAGGCCTAGTTGATCCGCACGATCGTGAGTTCATCCCCATCCGGGAGCCTCGTGATCGATCCCGGGATCGGTCCTTGGAACGAGGTCTCTATCTCGAGGAAGAGCTGTACGGTCGACCGCCTAGGCAAG CAACTCGTGATTTGTTAACAGACTTTCCATCTCACGCTGTAGCCATGCCCGAGCGAGGCTACTTGGGCGATTTGCAGGTGCAGAATGGCGAGCTGCAGCGAGAACTGGGTAATCTAAAGAAGGAACTCGAGCTGACCAATCAAAAGCTAGGCAGCTCCATGCACAGTATCAAGACGTTCTGGTCTCCCGAGCTCAAAAAAGAGCGGGCACTCCGTAAGGAGGAAAGCGCCAAGTACAGCCTGATCAACGACCAACTGAAGTTGCTGAACAGTGAAAACCAG AAACAAGCGATGCTGGTCCGCCAACTCGAAGAAGAACTGCGGTTGCGGATGCGAGCGCCGAACATCGAAATGCAGCAACAGATGGAGGCCCTGTATGCAGAAAATGAGCATCTTCAAAGGGAGATCTCGATACTGCGGGACACCATTAAG GAACTGGAACTTCGGATAGAAACCCAGAAGCAAACACTACAAGCTCGCGACGAAAGCATAAAAAAGTTGCTAGAAATGCTACAAAGCAAAGGAATGG GCAAAGAGGAGGAGAGACAGATGTTCCAACAGATGCAAGCCTTGGCCCAGAAACAG CTTGATGATTTCCGTTTGGAAATTACCCGCCGTGACCAGGAGATTATGGCCATGGCAGCAAAGATGAAAACCCTCGAGGAACAACATCAG GATTATCAACGGCATATTGCCGTTCTTAAAGAGTCACTTTGCGCCAAAGAAGAACACTACAATATGTTGCAGTCGGAT GTGGAAGAACTACGGAACAGATTGGAGGAAAAGAATAGAATGATTGAAAAGAAGACCCAAGGCACCATGCACACTGTCCAGGAAAAGAACCGTCTTCACACGGAGCTGGCTGAGCTGAAGGAGCATATGGACATTAAAGacagaaaaataaacgttCTGCAAAGGAAG ATCGACAATCTGGAGGATCTCCTGAAGGAAAAGGACAACCAAGTTGACATGGCACGGGCGCGGCTTAGCGCTATGCAAGCCCACCATTGCAGTTCTGAGGGTGCCCTGACAAGCCTGGAAGAAGCGATTGGCGATAAGGAGAAACAGATGCAGCAACTGCGTGACCAACGCGACCGAGCAGAAGCGGAGAAGAAGGAAGAGCGAGAGTTGCACGAGCGGGAGCTGGCCGAATTCAAAATGAAGCTGCACTCACTAGATAGCGAAGTGGAGAAACTTACTACCCGCCTACATCGCGCGCTGGCAGAGAAGGACCGCTTGGAAGCTAAGCTGGAAAGCTCCCAGAGTGAGCTTGGCAAATCGAAGGCGGAACTGGATAAGGCTGCAACCGATGTTGGCCGCAGCGGTGCCGACTGGGAGCATGCGAAACAGCGAATATCTAGACTGGAGTTGGAAAACGAGAGACTTCGTAACGAGCTGGAGCGATCACAG ACAACATTTGGTAGATCAACACTCACCACGTCCCAGGAACTAGATCGTGCTCAGGAACGGGCGGATAAAACTACCAACGAACTACGGCGTACACAGGCGGAGCTTCGAGTTACGCAA ACCGACGCCGAACGATCAAGAGCGGAGGCGGCCGCGTTGCAAGAGAAATTAGAGAAGAGCCAAGGCGAAGTCTATAGGCTCAAGGCTAAGCTTGAAAACGCACAAGGGGAACAGGAAAGCTTGAAACAGGAAATGGAAAGAGGCCAGGCTGGCATACAACGAATTGTTAGTGAAAGAGATAAG GCTTATGGCGAACTGGAGAAGATACGTGAGGAGCTCGAGCGGACCCAGGCAACCCTCGGCAAATCTCAGCTGACGCAAGAAAAGTTACAGAACTCACTAGACAAGGCACAAAATGAAATTGATCATCTCCAGGAGAAGCTGGACAAGAGTGCCGGCGAAACGCGTCGG CTACAACTGGAGAAAGAAAAGATCAACTACGAGTTTGAAAACATTCAGTCGCAACTTGACAAATCCTTGGGTCAGTCCTCACGCATCCAGAAGGAGAAGGAAGCAGCCCAAATGGATCTCGATCGCTACCGTGATAAGGCGGACAAACTGCAAAACTCTGTCGCGCGGCTACAGAAGGAGCGCGACGTGCTGTGTGACGAACTCGAGAAGCTGAAGGAGAAGTCGGAATCTGTCCAGAGTGCGGCTCTCAAGTACCAGCGCGAACGAGACGCTATCCAGACGGAGCTTGAGGTAGTCAAAGAACGATGGGAGAAAGCACACCAGATCCATCAAAAGTTGCAGATGGAGCGGGACGATGCGATCACCGAGATTGACATACTGAAGGAAAAGCTGGACAAGGCGCTGTACGCGAGCCAGAAGGTGATCGATGAAAAGGAGACGTCCACAAAGGAATTCGAGAAGATGCTCGAGAAGTACGATCGGGCTCAGAATGAAATATACCGGCTACAGTCCCGTGTCGACACGGCCGAAGCAGACCGGAACCGGCTGGAGGTGGAAGCCGAAAGGTCCGCCCTAGCCGCCTCAAAGGCTCGCGAGGATTTGCGAAAGCTGCAGGAGGAAACGACGCGCCTCCAGGAAGCGTGCGATCGCGCCGCCATGCAGCTCGGACGCTCCAAGGAGCTGGAGGATAAGGCGAAGGAGGACGTTGACATGATCCGCGAGCGGTTAGACAAGTGCCAAACCGATCTGCGACGGGCACAGTCGGAGCGAGAAAACCAGCAGACCGAAATCGAGCGCCTCACCTACGAATTGGACCGCTCACACAACCTCTACACCAAACAAACGGCCTCGCTCGACTCGGCCCAAGAGGAGGTGGCGCGCTACGGTCTCGAGATCGAAAAAATGCGAGAGCGGTACGAAAAAACGGCCGCCGAGTTGCGGCGGCTGCAGGAGAATGAGTCGTTCTCACGTGAGGCGCGGCGCATGAAAGACGAAAACGAGCGACTTCGCGAAAAGTACGACAAAGTGATCGTGGAGCTCGAGAACTTCCGTGGCAAGTCGCAGTATGAGCAGGAAACGTTCGACAAGATGAAGGAGAAGTTTGATGCCCGCGAAAACGATTGTCAGACGATGGAGCTGAAGCTCCACGAGACGAGTCTGCAGCTTGATTTGGCCCGAGCCGAAGTGACCAAGCTGATCGCCAACCAGGAGAAGCAACGGGCGGATGCCGAACGGGCACACATCGAGTACGAGAAGATCCGCGACAAGCACGAGAAGCTCATCAAGGAGGTGGAGCGATTGCGCCAGAACCCGCAATCGGCGATCAGCCCGGGTGCACTGGCCGCCGCCAGCACCTTGAGCATGACGGACAAGAACGAGCTCGAACGACTTCGCGAGCGTCTCGAGAAGGCCTTGCAGAGCCGCGATGCCACCGAAATGGAGGCCGGTCGTCTAGCCAAGGAACTAGAAAAGGCACAGCTGCACCTTACCAAACAACAGGAGGTGTACGAGGCAACGCGCATCGAGTTTGAGCGCATGTCCGCCGAGCTAACGCGAGTGCTGGAGCGGCTGGAAAAATCCGAGGCCGAGAAGGAAACGCTGCGCCAGTCGACCAAAATCTACGAAaaacaccaccagcagcacgcTAGCAATCACCACGTCGAGCAGAGCTTAATGAAGCTGGAGGCCGACAACAAACAGCTGATGGCCGAGCGCGACCAGCTCGTTATGCAGCTCGAGAAGAGTCAGGACATGCTGATGAGTTTCCAGCAGGAACTGAACGCCGCCGAGCTAGAGTTGCAGCGACAATGCGAAGAGAACCGGCGCCTCAAGAACTCTCCACAGCAGCCGAATGCCGTGCAAGGATCGGCCCAGCAATCGCAGGCCACAGCTCAGGAGCTACAGAACTACAAGAAGGAGGTGACAAAACTGAAACAGATGCTCCAAGAAACTGGCGCTCGTGGGGATAACGAGCTCGAACAGTGGAGAAAAGTGGTGGAGCAGGAGAAAAATCGCGCAGACCAAGCTGAAAAGGCGGCCATTGAGCTTCAGAAGCGAATGCAG GTGATGGAACAACAACTAAAACAACAGCTTCTACAAATGACCAATATGCAGAAACAAATGCAACAACAAtcaacacaacaacagcaacaacaacaacagcagcagcaatctcCTGCGAACAAAAAGGAGTTGGAAAAACTCCAGGAAGATCTAAAAACGGCAGTAACACAGCGTGACCAATTCCAGAATCAGCTTGAGTTGTTGGTACAAGAACTCGAAAAGAGCCAG ACCGAAGCTCAAGAATCTACCAAGAAAGctcaacagcaccagcagcaattgggccagctgcagcagcaaatTCAGCAATTGCAGCAACAATTACAGCAAGCCACCCAGGCTGCCAACCAGAAGGTGGCTCAGAATGCCGGTGTCAGCGAAGCTGAGCGTAAGCAACTCGAAgcgcaaatgaaacaaatcgaaGATGCGACCCGTCTGCTggagagcgaaagaaaaacattcgaGGATCAGCGCAAGGTGATCGAGAACAAGCGCAAAGAGCTGGAGGACAAGGAGAAAAATCTTATCGAGTTCGATAAGCAGCTCAAGAAACGCAAGGAGCAAATGGACCAACTAGAAAAATCACTGCAAAAG GCTGGaggaactgctgctgctgcaggagAATTGAACAAACAGTTAACAGAAACACAACAGATGCTTGACAA AGCATCCAAGGAACTGGGCGAGGCCCGTGAAGAAGCCAAgcgttctgcagcggaaaccgAACGACTGCTGCAGTTGGTACAAATGACGCAGGAGGAGCAGAAccaaaaggagaaaacaatCATGGATTTGCAGCA AGCCTTAAAAAATGCTcaagcaaaactaaaaacagCACAAGCACAGCCACAGGATGCGGGACCTGCTGGGTTCCTGAAGAGCTTCTTCTAA